A stretch of Dioscorea cayenensis subsp. rotundata cultivar TDr96_F1 unplaced genomic scaffold, TDr96_F1_v2_PseudoChromosome.rev07_lg8_w22 25.fasta BLBR01000614.1, whole genome shotgun sequence DNA encodes these proteins:
- the LOC120254762 gene encoding rapid alkalinization factor-like, whose amino-acid sequence MALRIMVILLLITVAFTTKSSAGKITPITFTSLAEADGGLNESKTCNGIIGDCVSEEDEMNMDSETNRRSLMYARRGRASYISYGALMKNRVPCNRRGSSYYNCRKGRRANPYRRGCSVITKCARYLK is encoded by the coding sequence ATGGCTCTCCGAATTATGGTTATACTCCTCCTAATCACTGTCGCCTTTACCACCAAGTCCTCGGCCGGAAAAATAACACCGATAACCTTCACTTCTCTGGCCGAAGCTGATGGTGGCCTTAATGAATCAAAAACATGCAATGGGATCATCGGAGATTGTGTCAGTGAAGAGGATGAGATGAACATGGACTCTGAGACTAACCGAAGAAGCCTAATGTATGCTCGGCGAGGCCGAGCAAGCTACATCAGTTATGGTGCTCTTATGAAGAACAGAGTGCCATGCAATCGCCGGGGATCTTCTTACTATAATTGCCGGAAAGGGCGCCGTGCTAACCCTTATAGACGTGGATGCAGTGTTATCACTAAGTGTGCAAGGTATCTTAAGTGA
- the LOC120254763 gene encoding early nodulin-like protein 2 isoform X2, whose amino-acid sequence MAFNWDFKLGWVLNPNETYNHWAERNRFQVNDTLVFKYKKGNDSVLVVDKKDYYSCNMNNPIEKFFDGDTEFKFDRSGPFFFVSGVPGHCSDGQKLNVVVLAIRNKNTVMPPELSPGYDSPPEVSPSALNSPSSSSSSSSLSVCCSFFFGLMGVGWLLGSLNS is encoded by the exons ATGGCCTTCAACTGGGACTTCAAACTT GGATGGGTTTTGAACCCTAATGAAACTTACAATCATTGGGCAGAGAGAAACCGGTTTCAAGTCAATGACACACTTG TGTTCAAATACAAGAAAGGGAATGATTCAGTGTTGGTGGTGGACAAAAAGGACTATTATTCATGCAACATGAACAATCCAATAGAGAAATTTTTCGACGGTGACACTGAGTTCAAGTTCGATCGGTCGGGACCGTTCTTTTTTGTTAGCGGTGTGCCGGGGCATTGCAGTGATGGGCAGAAATTGAATGTAGTTGTTCTAGCAATAAGAAACAAGAACACGGTGATGCCACCGGAGCTTTCACCTGGATATGATTCTCCTCCTGAGGTCTCTCCTTCAGCATTGAACTctccgtcttcgtcttcatcttcgtCTTCTTTGAGTGTCTGCTGTAGTTTCTTCTTTGGATTGATGGGTGTTGGTTGGCTTCTTGGTTCACTGAATTCTTGA
- the LOC120254763 gene encoding early nodulin-like protein 2 isoform X1: protein MAFNWDFKLVSFSTMIFLLLFISSSSHAYKFNVGGRQGWVLNPNETYNHWAERNRFQVNDTLVFKYKKGNDSVLVVDKKDYYSCNMNNPIEKFFDGDTEFKFDRSGPFFFVSGVPGHCSDGQKLNVVVLAIRNKNTVMPPELSPGYDSPPEVSPSALNSPSSSSSSSSLSVCCSFFFGLMGVGWLLGSLNS from the exons ATGGCCTTCAACTGGGACTTCAAACTTGTAAGTTTTTCCACCATgattttcttgttgttattcATCTCTTCAAGCTCTCATGCATACAAGTTCAACGTTGGAGGAAGACAGGGATGGGTTTTGAACCCTAATGAAACTTACAATCATTGGGCAGAGAGAAACCGGTTTCAAGTCAATGACACACTTG TGTTCAAATACAAGAAAGGGAATGATTCAGTGTTGGTGGTGGACAAAAAGGACTATTATTCATGCAACATGAACAATCCAATAGAGAAATTTTTCGACGGTGACACTGAGTTCAAGTTCGATCGGTCGGGACCGTTCTTTTTTGTTAGCGGTGTGCCGGGGCATTGCAGTGATGGGCAGAAATTGAATGTAGTTGTTCTAGCAATAAGAAACAAGAACACGGTGATGCCACCGGAGCTTTCACCTGGATATGATTCTCCTCCTGAGGTCTCTCCTTCAGCATTGAACTctccgtcttcgtcttcatcttcgtCTTCTTTGAGTGTCTGCTGTAGTTTCTTCTTTGGATTGATGGGTGTTGGTTGGCTTCTTGGTTCACTGAATTCTTGA
- the LOC120254756 gene encoding protodermal factor 1-like, which produces MERKTSTSFLLCILFSLLLFDHCICRTTLQDFSSQKTYYTSPDPHHSSPPHPHTHRRKPSCGSTPPHNYGSPPHRSSGGGHGGGGGYYNSPPSSSYTPTTPPSPILGPVTPTPTTPIISTPPSPVYIDPGTPTTPIISTPPSPIYIDPGTPTTPIISTPPSPRPFDPSSPPYYPAPCSYWITHPAAIWSLLGYWGTVGGFFGSSLAYGKDLTLHQALSNPRTDGIGELYREGAASLLNSMATTNFPFSSEQVKDAFTAALVSQKAAATQAEIFKLANEGKLKKKKH; this is translated from the exons ATGGAGAGAAAAACAAGCACATCTTTCCTTCTCTGCATTCTTTTCTCCTTGCTTCTCTTTGATCACTGCATTTGTAGAACTACTCTTCAGGATTTCTCAAGCCAGAAGACATACTACACTTCTCCTGATCCTCACCACTCTTCTCCTCCTCATCcac ATACACACAGGAGGAAGCCTTCATGTGGGAGTACACCACCTCACAACTACGGTTCACCGCCACACCGGAGTAGTGGTGGCGGTCATGGTGGTGGTGGCGGCTACTACAACTCACCTCCAAGCTCAAGTTACACACCCACTACTCCACCATCTCCAATTCTTGGTCCAGTTACACCAACACCCACAACTCCAATCATCTCCACACCTCCTTCTCCAGTATACATTGATCCTGGCACACCCACAACTCCAATCATATCCACACCTCCTTCTCCAATATACATTGATCCTGGCACACCCACAACTCCTATCATCTCCACACCTCCTTCTCCTAGACCATTTGATCCTAGCTCTCCTCCATACTACCCTGCACCTTGcag ttaCTGGATTACACACCCAGCGGCAATATGGAGTTTATTAGGATACTGGGGGACGGTAGGTGGATTTTTCGGAAGTAGCTTAGCTTATGGGAAGGATCTCACGTTGCATCAGGCATTGTCAAATCCTAGAACTGATGGAATTGGAGAACTCTATAGAGAAGGAGCAGCTTCTCTTTTGAACTCTATGGCTACTACTAACTTTCCTTTCTCTAGTGAGCAAGTGAAGGATGCTTTTACTGCTGCTTTGGTTTCTCAGAAGGCTGCTGCAACTCAGGCTGAAATCTTCAAGCTTGCTAATGAGGGCAAgcttaagaagaagaagcattag